CTTCGAGAACCTGCCGACCGAACTGGAGGAGGCCGCGCAGATCGACGGCCTCAGCACGTACGGCATCCTGCTCAGGATCGTGCTGCCGCTGTCCAAGGCGGTCGTCGCGACGATGGTCCTGTTCTACTCGGTGTCCTTCTGGAACTCCTGGTTCAGCGCCTTCCTCTACATGGACCGGACGGATCTGATGCCGGTCACCGTCTATCTGCGCAACCTCATCCAGGGCGCCACCGGCGGCGGCAACGCCGGCGCGGGCACGGAGCAGCTCAGCCAGGTCGGCGCGAACATCCAGTCGGTGACCATCGTCCTCACCGCCCTGCCGATCCTCTGCGTGTACCCGTTCGTCCAGCGCTACTTCGTCTCGGGCGTGATGCTCGGCGCGGTCAAGGGCTGACGCCGCCTCCTCAACTCGCCTACGGAACAAAGGAGTCTCCGTGCAGAACGCAGGACAGCTGTCGCGGCGCCAGATACTCGCCGCCGCCGGCTTCATCGGCCTCGCCACCCTCACCGGCTGCGGCAGCTCAGACGACGGAGGGGACGGGAAGGACCTGTCGAAGAAACAGAACGGGGCGATGAAGAACTACCGGGCCGGGCAGCGGTTCAAGGCGGCCGAGCCGCTGTCCTTCTCGGTGCTGCACAACAACAACCCGGTCTACCCCATGAAGGACGGCTGGCTGTTCTGGAAGGAACTCACCAAGCGCACCGGCGTGACCCTCGAACCGGTCGACGTCCCGCTGGCCGACTACGAGAAGAAGCGCAGCGTCCTCATCGGCGCGGGAGACGCTCCCTTCCTGATCCCCAAGACCTACCACCCCTCCGAGGTCGCCTTCGTCTCGTCGGGCGCGATCCTCCCGGTCAGCGACTACGTGCACCTGATGCCCAACTTCCGCGAGAAGGTGCGCAAGTGGAAGCTGGAGCCCGAGCTCGACTCGATCCGCCAGTCCGACGGCAGGTACTACCTGCTGCCCGGACTGCACGAGAAGGTCAAGTCCGGCTACTCGCTGTCCTTCCGCACGGACGTCCTCGACCGCCACGGCCTGAGCCTGCCCACCACCTGGGACGAGGTGTACGACGTCCTCAAGGCGCTCAAGGAGGAGTACCCCGGCACGTACCCCTTCTCCGACCGCTGGAGCACCAACACCCCGTTCCCCTGCGGCGCCCTGTTCGGCTACCTCGGCCAGGCCTTCGGCGTCCGGGCCGGATGGAGCTACGACAACATCAGCTTCGACCACAAGGCGCAGAAGTTCGTCTTCACCGGCGCCCAGGACGCCTACCGCCAGATGGTCGAGTACCTGCGCAGGCTCGTCGCCGAGAAGCTCATGGACCCCGAGAGCTTCAGCCAGACCGACGACCAGGCCGTGCAGAAACTGCTCGCCCAGAAGTCCTACGCGATCAGCGCCAACCCCCAGGAGCTGGTGCAGCACTACCGCTACAACCTGGAGAAGCAGGTCGACGGCGCCAAGATCGAGATGGTGCCGGTGCCCCTTGGACCGGCCGGCCCGGTCGTGCTCGGCGGCACCCGCCTGGAGAACGGCGTCATGGTCGCCGGCAAGGCCCTCAAGAGCGACAGCTTCGTCGCGATGATGCAGTTCCTCGACTGGCTCTGGTACTCGGACGAGGGCCAGAAGTTCTGCAAGTGGGGCGTCGAGGGCGTCACCTACACCGAGTCCGGCGGCCGGCCCCGGCTGAAGCCCGGCATTTCCCTCATGGGCTCCGACCCGGACGCCGAGAAGGACCTCCAGAAGGACTACGGCTTCTTCAACGGCGTCTTCACCTACGGCGGCAGCTGGGACCTGGTCTCCTCCTCCTTCAGCCCGGACGAGAAGAGGTTCCAGGACGCGATGACCCAGCGCGAGCAGCTGCCCATCGACCCGGCCCACCCGCTCCAGTCCTTCGAGCAGGAACAGGCGACCCTCTGGGACACCCCGCTCAAGGACACCGTCATCCAGAACACCCTCCAGTTCGTCCTCGGCAAGCGCCCGCTGTCCGAATGGAACGCCTACCTCGCCGAACTGAAGTCGAAGAACATGCAGCAGCTCGTCGACCTGCACAACAAGGCGTACGAGCGGTTCAAGAAGGAGAACGGGTGATCCGCGTCCCCGACGCGCCGACCTGCCACCTGACCGACACCGGGCGACGCCGCCTCGGCACGGCCCGCGTCGACCTCGCCCCGCGCTGCGACTACCAGGACTCCATGGAGTTCGGGCGCACCCGGCGGCCGGCCGCGGACGCCGGCTGTGTCGACTTCGCCCTGTGCCGTGATTCCCGGGACTCCGAGGACTTTGGGTGCGCCTGTCGGCGGCTGGTCGCCGGTGTCGGCCGCGTGGATCTCGTGCTGCGTCGCGGCTGCCGGGATTTCGCCGTGCCTGCGCGCGCCTGTCGGCGGCTGGTCGCCGGTGTCGGCCGCGTGGATCTCGTGCTGCGTCGCGGCTGCCGGGATTTCGCCGTGCGTGCGCGCGCCTGTCGGCGGCTGGTCGCCGGTGTCGGCCGCGTGGATCTCGTGCTGCGTCGCGGCTGCCGGGATTTCGCCGTGCGTGCGCGCGCCTGTCGGCGGCTGGTCGCCGGTGTCGGCCGCGTGGATCTCGCCCTGCGCCGGGGCTGCCGGGATTTCGCCGTGCCTGCGCGCGCCTGTCGGCGGCTGGTCGCCGGTGTCGGCCGCGTCGATCTCGTGCTGCGTCGCGGCTGCCGGGATTTCGCCGTGCCTGCGCGCGCCTGTCGGCGGCTGGTCGCCGGTGTCGGCCGCGTCGATCTCGCCCTGCGCCGGGGCTACCGGGCCTCCGCCGTGCCTGCGCGCACCCATCAGCCGCTGACCCCCGACGCCGACCGCGGCGCCCCGCCCCCGACCCCGAGCCGCCACGAGGTCAGCCTCTTCGAACTCACCCCGGTCGCCGACGAGACCCCGCCCTGGTGGGACGAGTGGCGCCTGCACGGCCGGGAGGCGGCATGAGTACCGTACGTACCTCCGACTTCGGCACCGGAGCCCTCTCCCGCGCCTCCGCCCTGATCCACACCGTTCTCACCGTCGAGGCGCTGCTGCTCCTCGCCGCCTCCCCGGGCCTGGCCGGACTGCTCCTGGTCGGTCCCGACCCCGCCAACCTCCCCCTGGCGGCCCTGTGCCTCCTGCCCGTCGGGCCGGCCCTGTCCGCCGCCCTCTACGCCCTGCACCACCGCAGCCGCGACCTCACCGAACTGCACCCGGCCCGGGCCTTCCTGCGCGGCTGGCGACTCAACGCCGTACCGGCGCTGAAGCTGTGGGCACCCCTGCTGGCCTGGCTGACGGTCATCACCTTCACCCTGACCCACTTCTCCGCCACCGGCCTGCCCGGCTGGTGGGCGCTGCTGCTCGCGGCGATCGGCGCCGGCTCCCTTCTCTGGGGCGCGCACGCCCTCGTCCTCACCTCGCTGTTCGCCTTCCGCGCCCGGGACACCGCCCGCCTCGCCGGGTACTTCCTGTTCCGGCACGGCCGCGCCACCCTCGCCGCGGCCTCCCTGCTCGTCCTGGCGGCAGCGCTGACGGCCCTGCTGACCGAGGCCCTGCCCGCCCTGCTGGCCGCCCCGCTGCTGCTGTCCCTGCTGCACGGCAGCCGCGCGGTGATCACCGAGACCCAGGAGGACTTCACGGCATGACCGCGCCCCGCACGCCGAGGATCCCGTACGGCGGTGACTACAACCCCGAGCAGTGGCCCGGGACCGTCTGGGGCGACGACCACCGCCTGTTCACCCAGGCCGGCATCGACACCCTGACCGTCGGCGTGTTCACCTGGTCCCTGACCCAACCGGCCCCGGACACCTACGACTTCACGGTCCTGGACCGCATCCTGGACCGTGCCGCAGCAGAGCACCGTCAGGTCTGTCTGGCCACCGGCACCGCCGCCCTCCCGCCCTGGCTCGCCAAACGGCACCCCGAGGTCAACCGCACCGACTTCGAGGGCCGCCGCCACCGCTACGGCCAGCGCCACAACTTCTGCCCCAGCGCACCGGCGTACCGCGAGCACGCCACCGCACTGGCCTCCCGCCTCGCCGAACGGTACGCCGACCACCCCGCCCTGCTCGCCTGGCACGTCAACAACGAGTACGGCGGCGTCTGTTACTGCGAGCTGTGCGCCGAGGCGTTCCGCGCGTGGCTCCGCGACCGGCACGGCACCCTCGACGCCCTCAACGACGCCTGGTGGACCACCTTCTGGTCCCATCGCTACACCGACTGGGACCAGATCGAGCCGCCGAACGCCCTCACCGAGCACTGGCGCGGACCCGACCACACCGCCTTCCAGGGCATCACCCTCGACTACTTCCGCTTCACCACCGACGCCCTCCTCGGCTGCTTCCTGGCCGAGAAGGAGGTGATCCGCGCCCACGACCCCGACACACCCGTCACCACCAACTTCATGGGCACCTTTCGCCCCCTCGACTACCACCGCTGGGCGCCCCACCTCGACTTCGCCTCCTGGGACAGCTACCCGCCCCTCGACGCCCCGCCGACCCGCCCCGCCCTCGCCCACGACCTGATGCGCGGCCTGAAGGACGGCGCCCCCTTCTGGCTGATGGAGCAGACGCCGTCGACGACGGCCTGCCGGGACGTCAACCCGCTCCGGCGTCCCGGCGAGCTCCGCCTCGCCACCTTCCAGGCCATCGCCCACGGCGCCGACGCCGCTCTCTACTTCCAGATGCGCGCCTCACGGGGCGCCTGCGAGAAGTACCACGGGGCGGTCATCGGCCACGCGGGCCGCGACGACACCCGGGTCTTCCGCGAAGTGGCCGCACTGGGACGGGAGCTGGAGTCCCTGGGCGACCGGACCCTCGGCGCCCGCACCCCGGCCCGCACGGCCCTCCTCTTCGACTGGGACAGCTGGTGGGCCCTGGAGATCTCCGACGGCCCGTCCCGGCTGGTCAGATACCCGGACGTGGTCCACGCCTACTACCGGGCCGCCCGCGAGGCCGGCGCCGACGTGGACGTGATCCCGCAGACCGCCGACCTCACGCCCTACGACGTGGTGCTCGCCCCCGCCCTCCACATGGTCAAGGGCGACCTCGCCACCCGCCTCGAAGAAGTGGCCGCACGCGGCGGCACGGTCCTGGCCACCTTCCTCTCCGGCCGCGTCGACGAACACGACCGCGCCTTCCTCACCGACGTTCCCGGCCCGCTCGCACCGCTGATGGGCATCCGCGTGGACGAATGGGACGCCCGCCCACCGGAGTTCACTCAACCGATCCCCGAACTGCCCGCCGAAGCACGGCTGGTCTTCGAGATCGTGCTGCCGCAAGGCGCCGAACCGGTCGCCACCTACGGCACCGACTTCTACGCGGGCACCCCCGCCGTCACCCGCAACCGCTTCGGCGACGGCGAGGGCTGGTACGTCGCCACCGCCCTCGACCAGCCGGGCGTCGACGAGGTCGTCCGCCGCGTCCTGGCCCGCCACGACCTGCTCGGCCCCTACACCGACCACCCCGCGGTGGAGACCGCCACCCGTGTCGCCCCCGACGGCACCCGCCTCCTCTTCCTCCTCAACCACGCCCCCGAACCGGCCCGCCTGGCCGCCCACACCACCGCCACCGACCTGCTCACCGGCAAACGGGTCGAGCAGGGCGACCCCTTGGTCCTCGATCCCCTGGGCGTGGCGATCCTTCAGTGGACGCGGCGCCCTCGCTCGTCCGGTACCCCCGACTTGCGGAAGAAGTAGCTGTTGATCTGGTCGCGCCACTCGCGGGCGCTGCGGAGCTGCTCCTCGTACCGCTCCGCCACCCGGGCGTGCCGCCCCGGCTCGACCAGGTCCGCGAGGCCCGCCCACACCCGGCGGGCCTCCTCTACTTCCGCCACGCCCTCGAAGTGCGTGTCGTAGATGTGCTGGATCACCGTCTTGCCGCTGTGAAGTGTGTGCCCGTAGGACACGTGGTGGAAGAACAACAGCAGCTCGTCGGGGCAGGTGCCCGGCGACTCGTACAGCTCGGCCCACGGCTTGGCGTACTGCCCGGCGTACCCGGTGCCGGTCGCCACACTGCGGTCGACGCCGATGCCGTCCCGGTCGGCGAAGTGGTAGGTGCCCCAGGGGCTGTACTCGTAGCCGTCGACGTTCGGCCCGTAGTGGTGGCCCGGCTGCACCATCCATCCCACGCCGAGCGGAGCGGTGTACTTCTCGTACGTCCGCCACGAGCCGTCGAGCACCGCGTGCAGCCCGTCGGACAAGCGCTCCGGGGCCTTGGGGAAGGTCAGCCCGATCCACTCGTCGAGCACCTCACGCGGCTCGGCGTCCGGCCGCCAGGCGAGCCGTCCGAAGGTGTACAGGTTGGCCTGGGCGAGGGGATGCCCGGTCCAGAACGGATCGTCACCGGCGTTGGACACGCCGACCAGCCCGCCCCGCGCCCGTTCCCCCACGGACGACTCCGGGTCGTGCCGGAACCGCAGCACCTCGCTCCACATCGGCCCCAGCCAGCAGACGTGCCGCTGCTGCCCGGTGTACTCCTGGGTGACCTGCACCTCCACCGCCAGCCGGGTGCGCGGCATCGCGCCGATCAGCGGCGAGACCGGCTCGCGCACCTGGAAGTCCATCGGCCCGTGCTTCACCTGGAGCACCGCGTCGGCCGCGAACTCGCCGTCCAGCGGCACGAAGTGGTCGTACGCGGCCCGGGCCCGGTCCGTCGTGCGGTCACGCCAGTCCTGACGGTGGTCGTAGACGAACGCCCGCCAGTGGACGGTGCCGCCGTACGGCCCCACAGCGGCGGCCAGCAGGTTCGCCCCGTCGGCGTGACTGCGGCCGTACGCGAACGGGCCCGGCTGGCCCTCCGAGTCGGCCTTCACCACGTACCCGCCGAAGTCGGGGATCGCCTCGTACACCCGCCGTGTCGCCGTGGCCCACCAACCCCGCACCGCCTCGTCCAGCGGATCGGCCGTGGGAAGTCCGCCGAGCACCACCGGCGCGGCGAAGGACACGGACAGGTGTGTGCGGACCCCATAAGGCCGCAGCACATCGGCGATCGCGGCCACTTCACCGATCCGATCGGTCAGCAGGTGCGCCTCGGTCTCGTGCACGTTGACGTTGTTGACGGCGACCGCGTTGATCCCGCACGCCGCCAGCAGCCTGCCGTACGCCCGCACCCGCTCCAGGTCGCCGCGCGCCCGCCCGTCCTCCCAGAACAGCGAGCCGCCCGCGTACCCCCGCTCCACCTGGCCCATGACCGGGTGCACGGCGACGTTGTCCCAGTGGTCCAGCATGCGCAGGGCGAGCGCGGGGCGATGCGTCTCCCGCGCCCACGCGCCGGTGAACGCCGCCTCGCCGAGCCGCACGACGTGGAACAGCCCGTACAGCAGCCCCCGTCCGCACGTTGCGGTGACGGTCGTCGTGCCGCCCTCACGCGCGCATGTGAAGCCCTCCTCGCCGAGGCCCTCTCCGCCGAGGTCGAGGACCAGGTCGTACGCGCCCTCGCCCGGCTGGGCGTCCCGTACGACCCGGCCCCCGAACCGTCGGCAGGCCTCCGCCACCTCCCCGTGCACCGTCTCCGCCGGCGGACCCGATCCACGGATCAGCGTCCGCCGGCCGCCGACCGCCCGGAAGGCGGCGGGCGGCAGCCAGGCCGGGTCGACCCCCTCGGGCAGGACGGGCACGGGAAGCGGCATGGGACCCCCAACTCGGCTGCTCAGGCGAGCAGTTCGACCTCCGCCGGCGTGCCCTCGCCGTCGAGGACCAGGCGGTACTTCTCGTACGTACCCGGTGGCCTCACGATGAACGCGCGTGTCTGTCCGTCCCACGCGAAGGACTCCCCGGAGCGCCGGTCCAGCGTCTGCCAGGCCGTCCCGCCGGACGAGCGCTGGAGTGTCCAGCCGCTCGGCGCCATCGCCCGGTCCGACGACGACGTCAGCGTGTACGGGACCGCCCTGGCGCGGTCGGCGACCGGCAGTTCCACGGACGT
This region of Streptomyces caelestis genomic DNA includes:
- a CDS encoding ABC transporter substrate-binding protein codes for the protein MQNAGQLSRRQILAAAGFIGLATLTGCGSSDDGGDGKDLSKKQNGAMKNYRAGQRFKAAEPLSFSVLHNNNPVYPMKDGWLFWKELTKRTGVTLEPVDVPLADYEKKRSVLIGAGDAPFLIPKTYHPSEVAFVSSGAILPVSDYVHLMPNFREKVRKWKLEPELDSIRQSDGRYYLLPGLHEKVKSGYSLSFRTDVLDRHGLSLPTTWDEVYDVLKALKEEYPGTYPFSDRWSTNTPFPCGALFGYLGQAFGVRAGWSYDNISFDHKAQKFVFTGAQDAYRQMVEYLRRLVAEKLMDPESFSQTDDQAVQKLLAQKSYAISANPQELVQHYRYNLEKQVDGAKIEMVPVPLGPAGPVVLGGTRLENGVMVAGKALKSDSFVAMMQFLDWLWYSDEGQKFCKWGVEGVTYTESGGRPRLKPGISLMGSDPDAEKDLQKDYGFFNGVFTYGGSWDLVSSSFSPDEKRFQDAMTQREQLPIDPAHPLQSFEQEQATLWDTPLKDTVIQNTLQFVLGKRPLSEWNAYLAELKSKNMQQLVDLHNKAYERFKKENG
- a CDS encoding beta-galactosidase; the encoded protein is MTAPRTPRIPYGGDYNPEQWPGTVWGDDHRLFTQAGIDTLTVGVFTWSLTQPAPDTYDFTVLDRILDRAAAEHRQVCLATGTAALPPWLAKRHPEVNRTDFEGRRHRYGQRHNFCPSAPAYREHATALASRLAERYADHPALLAWHVNNEYGGVCYCELCAEAFRAWLRDRHGTLDALNDAWWTTFWSHRYTDWDQIEPPNALTEHWRGPDHTAFQGITLDYFRFTTDALLGCFLAEKEVIRAHDPDTPVTTNFMGTFRPLDYHRWAPHLDFASWDSYPPLDAPPTRPALAHDLMRGLKDGAPFWLMEQTPSTTACRDVNPLRRPGELRLATFQAIAHGADAALYFQMRASRGACEKYHGAVIGHAGRDDTRVFREVAALGRELESLGDRTLGARTPARTALLFDWDSWWALEISDGPSRLVRYPDVVHAYYRAAREAGADVDVIPQTADLTPYDVVLAPALHMVKGDLATRLEEVAARGGTVLATFLSGRVDEHDRAFLTDVPGPLAPLMGIRVDEWDARPPEFTQPIPELPAEARLVFEIVLPQGAEPVATYGTDFYAGTPAVTRNRFGDGEGWYVATALDQPGVDEVVRRVLARHDLLGPYTDHPAVETATRVAPDGTRLLFLLNHAPEPARLAAHTTATDLLTGKRVEQGDPLVLDPLGVAILQWTRRPRSSGTPDLRKK
- a CDS encoding alpha-glucuronidase, producing MPLPVPVLPEGVDPAWLPPAAFRAVGGRRTLIRGSGPPAETVHGEVAEACRRFGGRVVRDAQPGEGAYDLVLDLGGEGLGEEGFTCAREGGTTTVTATCGRGLLYGLFHVVRLGEAAFTGAWARETHRPALALRMLDHWDNVAVHPVMGQVERGYAGGSLFWEDGRARGDLERVRAYGRLLAACGINAVAVNNVNVHETEAHLLTDRIGEVAAIADVLRPYGVRTHLSVSFAAPVVLGGLPTADPLDEAVRGWWATATRRVYEAIPDFGGYVVKADSEGQPGPFAYGRSHADGANLLAAAVGPYGGTVHWRAFVYDHRQDWRDRTTDRARAAYDHFVPLDGEFAADAVLQVKHGPMDFQVREPVSPLIGAMPRTRLAVEVQVTQEYTGQQRHVCWLGPMWSEVLRFRHDPESSVGERARGGLVGVSNAGDDPFWTGHPLAQANLYTFGRLAWRPDAEPREVLDEWIGLTFPKAPERLSDGLHAVLDGSWRTYEKYTAPLGVGWMVQPGHHYGPNVDGYEYSPWGTYHFADRDGIGVDRSVATGTGYAGQYAKPWAELYESPGTCPDELLLFFHHVSYGHTLHSGKTVIQHIYDTHFEGVAEVEEARRVWAGLADLVEPGRHARVAERYEEQLRSAREWRDQINSYFFRKSGVPDERGRRVH